The genomic interval TAATAGATCGGCAACATCTCCAACTGGTGATGCGATATCAATAAGGGGAATAAGTTCACTAAATAATAATACCATTCTTACCAGGCCGCTGGTAGTATTGGATAATATCCCTTATGAAGGAGATCTATCTAATTTGAACCCAAATGATGTTGAAAATATCACAATTCTTAAAGATGCTGCTGCTGCTTCTATCTGGGGAACACGAGCTGGTAATGGTGTAATCGTAATAACTACAAAAAAAGGCGCATATGATAAACCTCTATCTATATCATTCAATGGAAATGTCACTATTTCAGAAAAGCCGGATTTATTTTACCTGCCTCAAATAAGTAGTTCAGATGCCATTGATGTTGAGAGGTTTTTATTTGCCAATCAGTATTATGATAACAAATTAACAACCACCAGTCCTTATCCTCCATTTTTAACCCCCGTAGTTGAACTATTAGCAAAGCAACGTGAACTACCTTTATCAGATACAGAAGGAAGAGCACTGATAGATAATCAGATTAATGCCTTTCGTCAGTATGATGTACGTAACGATTATCTAAAATATATGTATAGGGACGCTATAAACCAACAGTATTCACTTAATATAAATGGTGGTAGTAAACAAGTTACCTATATGTTATCTGCAGGGTATGACCGAAACTTAAATAGTTTAGTAACTTCTACTTATAATAGAACATCCTTCCGATCTAATGTCACTTTTAAACCAATTAAACAGCTTGATATTCAAACCAGTTTTTTGTACACAAGAACAAAAGACGTAAATTCTGACGAGGCAGCTGCTGGCGCGACATCATATGATCCTGGATTGTTCTACCCTTATGCTCGTTTGGCTGACGGCTCCGGCAACCATCTCGCGCCTGGCATGATCTATAATCCGACTTATCTTGACAACTTAAGTAAGGATTCCCGACTGGTTGACTGGAGATTTAAGCCTTTGGATGATCTTCATAAAACTGTCTTTACTGGAAATTCACAGGATATCCTATTCAACCTTGGCGTTACATACAATTTAAATTCAATACTGTCAGCAGACATCAAATATCAATATCAGCAAACTAATACAGATTCCAAAACATTGTACGACAAAGATTCCTACTATGTACGGAATCTGGTAAACACCTATACTGATCCAATTACCTTTGAGCGGGCTATTCCTTCTGGTGCAATAAATATTCCAAGGGAATCAATATTTAAAGCCCAAACTATCCGTGCACAGGTCAATGAGCACAAAATCTGGAATAATAAACATGAACTTAATGCAATTGCTGGTGCCGAAGCTCGAAAAAATTATGGATTGACAACAATTCAAAATACATTATATGGTTTTGATCCTAATACCAATTCTTTTTTAAATGTAGACTACAAGAACCCTGTCCAAACTTATTATGGAGGAACAGAATTAATACCTAACCAGCCATCAATAAATGATAATAACAATAGATTCACTTCTTTATTTTTCAACTCAGCATACACGTATAATAATCGTTATTCAATATCTGCAAGTGTTCGTAAAGATGCTTCAAATGTGTTTGGAGATAATGCCAATAAACGAGGGTCTCCTTTATGGTCTGGAGGTGCAAGTTGGGATATATCTAAAGAGAACTTTTATAGATTTGAATTCATACCTAATTTGAAACTTAGGGGAACATATGGCTATAGCGGAAACGTTGTAACTGGAGTTCCTGCGTATGCAGTTGTCACTTATCCTGGCAGTAATTCTATAACAGGACTTCCTTATGCAGAGACTACTAATCCCCCTAATCCAGATTTAAGATGGGAAAAGGTCGGAATGTTAAATATAGGATTAGATTTTAGTATGAAGAATAACCGGCTTACAGGAAGTATTGAGTATTTTGATAAGCGCTCAAAAGATCTGGTCACTAACGCACCAATTGATCTTACCAAGGGATCATATACACAAACTTTAAATTCTGCTAACCTGCATGGAAAAGGAATTGATATAACTTTAAATTCTTTGAACATGAATATGTCCGATTTTCAATGGAGGAGCACTTTAATATTTAATTATAGCAGAACAATAGTGACCCGTTATTTATTAAAGGAAAATACTGCTCTGGATTACATTGGTCGGTCAAATTTTCTCAATCCAATTGAGGGAAAGGATGCGTATGCTGTTCTTGCATATAATTGGGCTGGCCTTGATTCTTCCAATGGAGAGCCTCAAGGTTATCTTAATGGCGAAGTGAGTAAAGATTATTCAAACTTATTGAATGCTAAAATAGAGGATCTTCGGTATTTTGGCTCTGCCACGCCAGTTTATTATGGAGCGTTTCGTAATACATTTTCCTTTAAAGGAATAGAAGTGTCAGCTAATATCCTTTATAAATTTGATTATTATTTTAAAAGACCCGGGATAAACTACAATAATCTTTATGCCATAGGTATGGGTAATGAAGAATATTCACGAAGATGGCAAAAACAAGGAGATGAAAAAATCACAGATATACCTGCTATGATCTATCCTCCAAACTCTGAGCGTGATGATTTTTATAATGGCTCTGCGGCTACTGTAGAAAAGGCTGACCATATTCGCCTGCAAGATATTACAGTTGCTTATCTGCTCCAAAATAGGATACCAGGTCTGAAATCTGTCAGACTTTATGCAAATGTGAATAATGTTGGAATTCTATGGAGGGCTAATAAAAAAGGTATTGATCCAGATATCATCAGTGGCTACCGTTCTCCACGTACATTTTCAATGGGACTAACAGCGAATTTTTAATTTTTAGTAAAACTAATTATGAATCGGAAAAACATATTTTTAACACTCTTCATTTTAATCTGTGTATGCTCTATTTCCTGTAAAAAGGATTTTCTGGATGTTAGGCCAAACAGTAAAGAAGTGAAGTTTTCTGCTGCTGATTGCCAGGCTTTATTAGATAATTTTGATGTAATGAATGCCCTCTATCCTATAGATGGTGAGTTATCATCAGATAATTATTACCTGCTGACTTCTACATATAACGGACTTTTTGATCAGGCAGACAAAGATATACACAGATGGGCTTCTGATGCTAGAAGGAATGGCGCTAACAGCAGTTGGATTGCACCTTATACCGTTGTATATAATGCGAACCTGGTAATAAAGGTACTTCAAGATGACCCGGGTAATCTCAACCAGATAACAATAAATACTTTAAGGGGATCTGCATTGTTTTTTCGGGCACACGCTTTTTTTCAAGTAGCCCAGTTGTATGCAAAACCTTACGATCAAAATTCTACTAATTCAGATCCTGGAATTCCTGTACGGACAGAACCAGATTTAGAAGTTGAATCTGAGAGAGGAACTGTAAAGCAAACCTATGACCGGATCATACAGGACTTTAAAGAGGCAATCACCTTATTACCTTTAACAAGTAGCATTAAGTCACGTCCAAACAGGGTAGCGGCATTTGCTGCGCTCGCAAGAACATTTCTGGCTATGGAAGATTACAATAATGCTGGTATATATGCAGACTCCTGCTTAAAATACCATAAGACCTTACTAGACTATAATTCTATCAGCAGAACTTCTCTTACACCTTTTACCAGATTTAATGATGAAGTGATATTTCATAGTACCACGAATGCAGCTGGCCCTGTGCGCCCGTCAATAGCACTAATAGATACCTTGCTTTATAGGTCTTATAACGACCATGATCTGCGAAAGGAAATTTTTTTTAACCCTGTCGCTGCCGGGCAAAGATTTACCGGAAATTATAACCCGGTTACTATTGCCGCATTTTTTAATGGATTTGCTACGGATGAGGTATACCTTATACGTGCAGAATGTTATGCCCGAAATGGAAAAATAGATCTGGCTATGGCAGATCTCAATACATTAATGAAAACAAGGTGGGATGATAATGTTGTTTATCCTACGATTGGGGCTACTACTGTAGATGAAGCATTAAGTAAAGTGATTGAAGAGAGAAGAAAGGAACTTTTATTCAGAGGGCTAAGATGGTCTGATCTAAGGAGATTAAATAAGGATACTAAATTTCAAAAAACACTATATCGCAATCTTGATGGGACAACCTATTCACTTCCGCCAAATGATAAACGTTATGTATTACTAATTGATCAGCAAGTTATCAATAATTCAAATCTCCAACAAAATCCCAGATGAAATTAAAACTAAAAAATCTTCCTTTCTTTGGCTGGGTAAGTATGATGATTGCAGTTATTTTATCTACCCATTTGGTGTTGAATGCTAATCCAATCCACAGTGATAATCTTCAAGTAAGTACCTTTACTGATACAATAAAGAGTTTGAATGTCGGAGATGTTGTACCGGACATTATTATTAAAAAGATAGTTAATGATAAACAGCGAAGCACACATCTGTCAGATTACAAAGATGTATTATTGATTCTGGATTTTTGGACAACAGGCTGTACCGCCTGCATTGCTGAATTTCCTAAAATGGATTCTTTACAAAAAGTATTTGGCGATCAGATTAAAATACTTGCGGTTACTTATGAAGCTGAAAGCCATATTAATTCATTTTTTAAAAATAATAAATATGCAAAAACAACGATGCTACCGTCTGTGGTAGAAGATAATGTATTAAATAAATGGTTTAAGCATTGGGCAATACCCCACGAAGCTTGGATTTACAGAGGAAAAGTCATTGCACTTACCGGGGGTGAATATGTTACGGCAAAAAATATCCAATATGTACTGGATGGGAATTTACCTGAATGGCCTGTTAAGGATGATTTTAAGCAACTTGATGACAGCAAACCCCTGATCAGTAAAGGGGGATTCGGTCAAACTGTGAGTTATACTGTTATAACACCATTTAGAGAAGGTGTGCACGACAAAAAAATCATAAGCAGTTTGGATTCCAATACTAAAACCCGCAGAAATTATTTTTTGAATTTGGGTATATTATCAGCTTATAAAGCTTTATTGAGCTATTTGGTTCAAATTCCTTTATCAAGTGGGAGTCGCAACCGGCTTATTTTAAACGTAAAGGACAAATCTAAGTACATTTATGATCGGGCGTTAGGTACTAAAGAGGAATGGAACAGAAAAAATCAATTTTGTTATGAGTCTATTACTCCAGATAGAGTTGGTGATGATAAAAAACAATATGAGTTGATGATTGCTGATCTGAATCGCTTATTTGGATTAGATGCACGGTGGGAAAAACGATTAATGAAATGTCTTGTGTTGACCAGAACATCTTCCGCTGACAAAATTAAATCAAAAGGCGGAGAAACTATTTTATCTTTTGATAAATCGGTTAAAGAGTTCAAAAACACCCCATTTGATAATTTGGTCTATAAGTTAAACGATTATGAAAATAATCCACCAATAATTAATGAAACCGGATATGAAGACCCTGTAGATATTGAGCTTAAGATAGATTCCTGGACTGATATAAAAACCATAAAGAAAGTACTTCGGCAATACGGTCTTGATTTTAAAGAAGAAGAACGTGAGCTTGATGTGTTTGTATTGACCGAAAAATAGTCTATTGAATGGAAAATGATTTATTGTAATGCACAGTTATGATATTCATTTTCAAAATGGTATATATTTAATTTGGGAACTTTTAAAAGTCTGGATTCTCATGATGGCCAGACTTTTATCTTAATTCGGCTTTAAATATTTTATACATATTTAAGCTGAGTCACATCAGGCGTAATTATACCATTTAAAGCATTTGTAATTGCATTTTGAATATCTCCTGTTATAATTGGTTTCGCATGGGCATCACTATTTGCAAAAATTGCACATAGTGTTTCACCACCTATGCAACCAGGATTATTGTTAATTATATAGTTAGATGCTACATAAGGGTCTCCATTTGCATTTAATTTAAACCAATTCATAATTTTAAGTTTTAAATATTTTATCAAAATTAAAATAAGCCAAGTGGTCCTTATCAAATTACCACTTGGCTAAAGACTAAGCAGCTTTCAGCTGAGTCACATTTGGTGTAATTATGCCATTTAAAGCGTTAGTGATGGCTGTTTGAATTTGCCCAGTTATAATAGGCTTGTTATTTGCATCAGTTTGCGCATTGATAGAACATAAAGTTTCTGATCCAACACAGCCCGGATTATTGTTGAGCGTATAATTAGCTGGAAGATAAGGATTAGTAGCACCTGTATTTAATTTAAACCAGTTCATAATATTTCACTTTTAATATAAAAGTGTAAACTCTAATTCATTAACTGCCTACTCTTTTCAAGGTTTTCAGCTAGCCCTTTGCCTACTATGTTAAGGATATTCAGCATTTTCCTTTTTACTAACTGCCATGCAAACTGCATGTTTAATTTGCTTTTCAAAAGGTTGTATCATCAGATAATGTAATACTAATATCGAAAGATTTTATTTCGAATAAAAGGGTCAAGTGGCTCAAATTCAGTTTTTTATATTTTTTTTTATATTGTTTAAGGATAAGAGATATCAATTGATTATCTCTTATCCTTAGTAATAGCCCACACCCTTGGCGGAGTTATTACTTTTTAGTATTAATACAATATCGCTTTGCTTACGTCCCTTGCATCAGTAGCGGTGGTTTGTTACCAGTACCTTCCGGTATTTAAAAAATTACAGTTAATTGGGTTTGGGGACTGTAATTTTCTCTGATGCTTAATACGCACTGGAAGAGCGTTTACACATTGGTACTCCCCAAATATTATTTATTTGAATATTACCTCAATTTTAATTCTAATGAGGTTATTGTAAAATATCTAATAAGTTAGCAAGAATTCTAAATACTACCTAGGGACAGTTGCCACAAATAGACTATTCATCTGTATGAAAGAAACTATTCATTTGTCAATAAAAAGCTATTCATATGTATATTCACTACCTGATAATTCATTTATTTTGGCGGTTTGTTTCAGAAGGCTGAAGTTGAATATCTAAAAAATAAAAATAATATTTAGTTGGATTAAAAATGAAATTTTACCTTAAATACGTCTATAATGCATTATTCGCCTTGTTAATTTAGGTTTTAAATCCTGAGATTTAAATTTCAAATCCTACAACTCACATGAGAACTAATAATAATTAGTTAACACTAATTTAAATAATACTAATTTTGCTTTTAATCTCTTCTACTGTTACAATGAATTTATGTTAGGCTAATTGTAACTAAACGTAAGTATGAGATTATATAGTGACCTTTCAGATATTGAATTGACACATTTGCTTCGAAATGGTAATGCAGTCGCATTTGATGAGATTTACTTTCGTTATAAAAGTTTATTACACATTCACACTTATAAAAAACTGGGTGACTTTGATGATGCCAGTGACATCATACAAGAACTATTTACCAATCTGTGGATTAAGCGTTCTGCTTTGCCGGATCAAACCAACCTTAAAAGTTACTTATTTGTATCTGTCCGTAATAGAATACTGGACTTCATTTCTCACAAAAAAGTAGAATCAAAATATATTAATAGCTTTCAAATTTTCATAAATGATAAAAGTAGTTATGTAACTGATCTGTTCATTAGAGAGCGGGAATTTGCTAAAATTATTGAGAAGGAAATAAATGAGCTGCCACCAAAAATGAGAGAAATCTTTATTTTGAGCAGAACCACCGGGTTATCTCATAAAGAGATCGCAGAAAAACTAAACATTTCTGAAAATACCGTTAAAAACCAGGTTAAAGGTGCCCTTAAAAAATTGAAGTGCAAGTTTGGCTTATTCTGGTTTCTGGTTTTCGTGCTTTTTTATTAAACTTTTTCATTTTTTTTTGATTTTCGTATAGTCCCTGCATAGTGCACTCGCCGTTATACTACTATAACCAGCAAAAAAAGTCGGTGTATGGAAAGAACGGATATCATAAAATTATTAAAAAGATATAATTCGGGTCAATGTACTGTTGAGGAAATTGCCTTGATAGAGACATTTTACATGAATTATGTGGAAGTTGATGTTTCTGATTTAACCGAAGAACAATTGGAGATATTGATGAATCCTGAACCTTCAAAAATTAAAAAATCAATCTACAGCCCAACTTTGAAACAGATTGGTATTGCAGCTTCAATCATGCTTATGGTTATGGTTCTGGCTATGTTTAGCTTCCTGAAAAATAAAACAGATCAAGATATTATTGCTGACTCTAAAGACATAGCTCCCGGTAAAAACAGTGCGACACTAATCTTATCTAGTGGTAAGAAAATCATCTTATCCGAAGTTTCAAATGAAAAGCTCGCTCAGGAGGCCGGAGTAAAAATTACGAAAACTGTTGACGGAGAACTTTTATATGAACTTTCAAGTTCCTCTCCTGCAAATAGCAATAGGGGCAAAGACTTAAGATTTAATACACTTTCTACCTCCAGAGGCGAGCAATATAAGATTCGCTTACCCGATAGCTCCATCGTGTGGCTGAATGCCGCCTCGTCCCTTAAATACCCTACTTCTTTCACTTCATTAAAAGAAAGAAGAGTTGAATTAAAAGGTGAGGCTTACTTTCAGGTAGCTAAGGATAAAAGTCATCCATTTTATGTTTCCAGTAAAGGGCAGGAGGTTAAAGTGCTGGGAACCAGATTTAACGTAAATAGTTATGACGATGAACCTGTTGTGAAAACCACTCTATTAGAAGGGTCTGTAAAAATCAATACCAATTCTAATGATTCACTGCCAGGTAAAAAGAAATCTGAGACTATCCTGAATCCTGGCCAACAAGCACAATTAACGGCAAATCATATATCAGTTATAAATAATGCTGATCTGGAAGATGTAATCGCATGGAAAGATGGCTATTTCATTTTTAATGAAAATTTGAAAAGTATAATGAATAGGGTTGGAAGGTGGTACGATGTAGAAGTTGTATATGAGACCGTACCAGATCCCAATCATAATTTTCAGGGAAAGATAGCCAGAACCAGGAATATATCAGAAGTATTAAAGATTATGGAATATCAGGGAATTGTACACTTTAAAATCGAAGGAAGGAGGGTCATTGTGACAAAATAAACGATCAGAAGTTAAAGTGTGATCCACAAAAAAACCAGTAGTGCTAGAACACCACTGGCTATATCTGGATTATACCAATAAAAAATTTGAGTTACTTATCAATTTAAACCAGAATACAAATGTATGTAATATATACCAAGAAAAGGGGTATGTCAGAACGGCGTGTCCCTAAAATTCAGCTCATTATGCGGTTAACTACAATTATTTTAATAGCAACAATAATGCAGGTTAACGCTAGCAGCTTTGGCCAGAGGGTTTCCCTTGATGTTAAAAATGCCCCTCTAAATGTCATCATAAAGGAAATCAGTAAGCAAACTGGTTATGAGTTCTTTTATGATGGTAATTTAATTAAAAATACAAAGCCGGTCAGCATTAAAATAAAAAACGCAACCATTGAAAATGCACTTGAATTGTGTTTTACCGGGCAGTCAATTACCTATAAAATTGAGAACAAGGTTGTTTCATTAAAACCACTGAGCAAGTCCATATTAGATAAAATAAGCACCGCTGTTACTGGTTTTTTTTCGGAAATTGATGTCAGTGGGCGTGTCGTAGATGAAAAGGAAAAACCACTTATCGGTGCAACTGTTAAGATTATAAATACGAACAGAGCGCTATTAACGGATGAAAATGGCGCTTTTGAGTTTTATAACGTTGATGAGAGCGCTGTGCTCTTAATTAGTTATATTGGATATCAGTCCCAAAAAGTTCCTGTGAAGAATTCCGGGCCTATCACTATCAAATTAAAAGAAGCTGGTAATTTGTCAGAAATCCAGGTGATAGGTTATGGACAAGTATCCAGGAAATTCAATACTGGAAACGTATCTACCATAACTTCTAAAGATTTAGAGAAGCAGCCTGTAACAAATGTATTATCAGCTTTATCTGGCAGGCTCCCTGGCGTTTTTTTGCAAACCACTAATGGTTTGCCAGGAGGGAATATAGAAGTGCAAATTGGGGGGAAAGGTTCAATTACCGCTGGTACAAATCCGCTTTATGTTGTTGATGGAGTACCTTTCCCTGGTACTTCACTTGTACATAACACTTCTTTAAGTGATATAATAAGCGGGGAAATAAGTCCGCTCAATTCTATTAATCCAAATGATATTGAGAGCATAAATGTACTTAAAGATGCAGATGCTACGGCAATTTATGGAAGCCGAGGTGCTAATGGTGTAGTTTTGATAACAACAAAAAAAGGTATCGCTGGTAAAACTAAAGCAGATATAAACATTAGCTCTGGTGTAAGTGAGGTAGCTAGTTTTCCAAAACTGTTAAAACTCTCCGACTATTTGACGATCCGTAGGGAGGCATTTAAAAACGATGGACTGGAACCTTCTACTGATCCAAGTTCTTTAGGTTATGCACCTGATTTAAAGCTCTGGAGCCAAACTGATGCTACTGATTGGGGCAAATATATTATGGGTCGAACTGGAAGGACAACAAACGTAAATGCCAGCCTCTCCGGTGGATCTGAGCAAACAAAAATGCTTGGAGGCATCAATTATAGAAATGAAACTTCAGTATTACGTGGAGATAACAAATACCAAAGAGGAGGAGCCAGATTTAGCCTGCAACATCATTCCATTGATAATAAATTCAATTTATCCAGTTCTTTATCATATACGGCAGATGATAATAATTCTTCAAATCCAAAGAATGATTTTCTCAATTTTTTATTGCTTCCTCCTAATTTTCCATTATACAACCAAAATGGAGAATTGAATTGGGCAACAGGTAGTAATCCTATTGCAGCAATAAATAATTACTCCAAAACCCGAACAGGAAATACGGTTTTTAATACCACAGCCTCGCTCCAGTTGTTAAAAGGTTTAACTGTTAAAACTGATTTTGGTTTTAATCAGCTGGAGATGAGTCAAATAATTGTCTCTCCAAAATCGGGAAGTAATCCTAATTATTCCCCAACGAGCCAAACCACTTTCGGAGACAATTTAACCAGAACATTTATAATTGAGCCCCAAATAAACTACTCAACTAATATTAATAAGTCCAGCTTAAATTTTCTAGCAGGTGGCACGTACCAGAAGAATTCTACAGAAAACCAAATATTAGTAGGTACAAATTTTAATAGTGAATCATTATTGGAAAATCCTGGATCTGCATCTACGATCACTCCAAATGGTTATAATATAGTTTATAAATATGTTTCATTATTTGGCAGGGTGAGCTATAATTTTGATCAGAAATATTTTTTAAATGTTAGCGGCAGGAGAGATGGTTCGTCACGTTTTGGAATTGATCATCAATTTGGAAATTTTGGTGCAATAGGTGCTGCATGGTTAATCAGTAATGAAAATTGGTTAAAAGATAAGTTGAGATTTTTATACTATGCTAAAATTAGAGGTAGTTACGGAATTACAGGGAATGATCAAATAGCTGACTATCAATACCTATCTACTTATCGGACATCTGGGATTGTTTATCAAAATCAAAATGGATTAGAACCAGCAAGAATTGCTAATGATAATTATCATTGGGAATCCAATAAAAAGACTGAAGTTGGACTAGAGGTAGGCTTGTTTGATAACAGATTCAATTTTACCATTAGTCATTTTGAAAATGTTAGTGGCGACCAGCTTGTAAATTATACTTTACCATTAATGACAGGGTTCACCAGTTATCAGGCTAATCTGCCAGCAAAAGTTAGAAATTCTGGTTGGGAGTTAGAATTGAACAGTACAAATTTTAAGACAGAAAAATTTAATTGGTCAACTAATTTTAATATTACGTTTCTAAAAAATAGGTTAATTAGTTTTCCAGATATTGAATCCAGCAGTTATTCTAAAACTCTTGTTGTTGGTGAAAGTGTACAAAGGGCGACCGGATTTATGTACTTAGGTACAGATCCGGCAACAGGATCATCTTTATTTAAAGATAAGGATGGCAACAGTACTAGCTTGCCAGATTTCGATTCATATTATTCAACTATCGGTAGAAAAGACCCGTCTTTTTATGGTGGTATGGGTAATACTTTTAGTTTCAAAGGATTTAGATTGGATGTTTTCTTTCAGTTTGCCAAGCAAGGTATATCTGGAAGTGTAAATTCTCCAGGAACTATATTCAATAGTTTTGATTTGGTGAAAAACCGCTGGCAAAATCCTAATGATTTAACAATTACACCAAAGGCTTCTACATCATCAGATTTTTATTATACGTTATCGTCAGCAAATTTTTTCAATTCGACATACCTGCGGTTAAAAAACGTACAAATATCTTATGCTGTGTCAGATCATATTCTTAAAAAGATAAGGGTAGATAGAGCGACCATTTATATTCAAGCCCAAAACTTAGCCACTTGGTGGAACAAGAATAACGCACTTTATGATCCGGAAAGTGGTGCCAGCTCAAATATTCCCCCACTACAATGTATTAATCTAGGTGTTCAATTTACGTTTTAATTTATGAATGATATGAAAAATATAATTATAATCATTTTGGTTTTGGGATTATCAACTTTAGGGTGTAAAAAATTAATAAATATTGAAGCCCCAAAAGATCAGTTAACATCTAATGCCGTTTTTTCAGATACAATATCAGCAACCGCAGCACTGGTTAACATTTACGGACAATTCGATAAAAGGATAGAACTTAATCTGACAAACACATTCGGATTGTATACTGATGAATTAGAAATTACCTCTATTGATCCTACAACCAAAGAATTTTTATTCAGTAGACTAACTGCGTCTAATTCATTGAATGAAACTTTGTGGGGGAATTTTTACTTTACGATATATAGTTGTAATGACTTAATTGAGCGTATTTCTAACTCAAATGGAATTTCCCCATCTAAGGCAATTATCTATGTAGCAGAAGCAAAATTTCTGAGGGCATATTGTTATTTATATCTGACTAATTTTTATGGAAGGATACCTTTAGTACTAACAACTGATGCAAATTTAAATAGATCATTAAAACAATCAGATGAATCTGTCGTATATGATCAGATTACAAGGGATTTAATTTTTGCACAACAAAACCTTCCTGCGCAATATCAGGGATTGGAAAAAGTGCGTGCAAATAAATGGGCAGCAGCTGCGCTTCTTGCAAGGGTCTATTTAATCATGCAAAACTGGGCAAATGCTGAAATGGAATCTTCCTTGGTTATCAATAGTGGGTCGTATTTGCCTTTAGACGCTGTAGATCAGGTTTTTAAATCAAACAATAAGGAAAGCATTTTACAGTTTTGGACAAAAGATGGTTTTACCGGATTAGCATCAATATTT from Pedobacter sp. WC2423 carries:
- a CDS encoding FecR family protein encodes the protein MERTDIIKLLKRYNSGQCTVEEIALIETFYMNYVEVDVSDLTEEQLEILMNPEPSKIKKSIYSPTLKQIGIAASIMLMVMVLAMFSFLKNKTDQDIIADSKDIAPGKNSATLILSSGKKIILSEVSNEKLAQEAGVKITKTVDGELLYELSSSSPANSNRGKDLRFNTLSTSRGEQYKIRLPDSSIVWLNAASSLKYPTSFTSLKERRVELKGEAYFQVAKDKSHPFYVSSKGQEVKVLGTRFNVNSYDDEPVVKTTLLEGSVKINTNSNDSLPGKKKSETILNPGQQAQLTANHISVINNADLEDVIAWKDGYFIFNENLKSIMNRVGRWYDVEVVYETVPDPNHNFQGKIARTRNISEVLKIMEYQGIVHFKIEGRRVIVTK
- a CDS encoding RagB/SusD family nutrient uptake outer membrane protein; translation: MKNIIIIILVLGLSTLGCKKLINIEAPKDQLTSNAVFSDTISATAALVNIYGQFDKRIELNLTNTFGLYTDELEITSIDPTTKEFLFSRLTASNSLNETLWGNFYFTIYSCNDLIERISNSNGISPSKAIIYVAEAKFLRAYCYLYLTNFYGRIPLVLTTDANLNRSLKQSDESVVYDQITRDLIFAQQNLPAQYQGLEKVRANKWAAAALLARVYLIMQNWANAEMESSLVINSGSYLPLDAVDQVFKSNNKESILQFWTKDGFTGLASIFVPSSLTSIPVYPVTKLLLDAFETGDLRKSLWIGESIIDQAGTVLSFPNKYKNRLASASEPEYLIGLRLSEQFLIRAESRAHLSSLDDARDDLNIIRRRAGLLNSTANTQIDLLNAIMKERRCELFCEWGSRFIDLKRTGSLDAALSYKNTWKPSAKVLPIPQNEITYNHSLIQNPNY
- a CDS encoding SusC/RagA family TonB-linked outer membrane protein gives rise to the protein MSERRVPKIQLIMRLTTIILIATIMQVNASSFGQRVSLDVKNAPLNVIIKEISKQTGYEFFYDGNLIKNTKPVSIKIKNATIENALELCFTGQSITYKIENKVVSLKPLSKSILDKISTAVTGFFSEIDVSGRVVDEKEKPLIGATVKIINTNRALLTDENGAFEFYNVDESAVLLISYIGYQSQKVPVKNSGPITIKLKEAGNLSEIQVIGYGQVSRKFNTGNVSTITSKDLEKQPVTNVLSALSGRLPGVFLQTTNGLPGGNIEVQIGGKGSITAGTNPLYVVDGVPFPGTSLVHNTSLSDIISGEISPLNSINPNDIESINVLKDADATAIYGSRGANGVVLITTKKGIAGKTKADINISSGVSEVASFPKLLKLSDYLTIRREAFKNDGLEPSTDPSSLGYAPDLKLWSQTDATDWGKYIMGRTGRTTNVNASLSGGSEQTKMLGGINYRNETSVLRGDNKYQRGGARFSLQHHSIDNKFNLSSSLSYTADDNNSSNPKNDFLNFLLLPPNFPLYNQNGELNWATGSNPIAAINNYSKTRTGNTVFNTTASLQLLKGLTVKTDFGFNQLEMSQIIVSPKSGSNPNYSPTSQTTFGDNLTRTFIIEPQINYSTNINKSSLNFLAGGTYQKNSTENQILVGTNFNSESLLENPGSASTITPNGYNIVYKYVSLFGRVSYNFDQKYFLNVSGRRDGSSRFGIDHQFGNFGAIGAAWLISNENWLKDKLRFLYYAKIRGSYGITGNDQIADYQYLSTYRTSGIVYQNQNGLEPARIANDNYHWESNKKTEVGLEVGLFDNRFNFTISHFENVSGDQLVNYTLPLMTGFTSYQANLPAKVRNSGWELELNSTNFKTEKFNWSTNFNITFLKNRLISFPDIESSSYSKTLVVGESVQRATGFMYLGTDPATGSSLFKDKDGNSTSLPDFDSYYSTIGRKDPSFYGGMGNTFSFKGFRLDVFFQFAKQGISGSVNSPGTIFNSFDLVKNRWQNPNDLTITPKASTSSDFYYTLSSANFFNSTYLRLKNVQISYAVSDHILKKIRVDRATIYIQAQNLATWWNKNNALYDPESGASSNIPPLQCINLGVQFTF